The bacterium genome has a segment encoding these proteins:
- a CDS encoding ABC transporter permease, producing MWRYLLTRLAQGAAVVFLVATATFLILRLTPGNPVDVMVGEAEVTPEQVAGIKHLWGLDRPWYVQYATWLRNMARGDFGESVIRTGVPVKTMLLQAAPVTLALNVAAFAVSAAIAIPIGILAGVRRYSIFDYAGTVGATLGVALPSFWISLMAIILFAVKLRWLPPFGLQSWTGYILPVAVLATEQTAVITRLMRGSVAAILNQDYVRTGRAKGLAEPTVVLRHAVRNALLPVITVLGYRVAFLLSGTIIVETVFALPGVGRLLTDSVYHLDYQVVQVIALVLAVIVVAANIATDLVYALVDPRIRIG from the coding sequence ATGTGGCGCTACCTCCTCACGCGCCTCGCGCAGGGCGCGGCCGTCGTCTTCCTCGTGGCCACCGCCACCTTTCTGATCCTGCGCCTCACGCCGGGCAACCCCGTCGACGTGATGGTCGGCGAAGCGGAGGTTACCCCCGAGCAGGTGGCCGGCATCAAGCATCTGTGGGGCCTGGACCGGCCCTGGTACGTCCAGTACGCGACGTGGCTCCGCAACATGGCCCGCGGCGACTTCGGCGAGTCCGTGATCCGCACCGGGGTGCCGGTCAAGACGATGCTCTTGCAGGCCGCGCCGGTCACGCTTGCGTTGAACGTCGCTGCGTTCGCGGTGTCCGCGGCGATCGCGATCCCGATCGGGATTCTGGCCGGCGTCCGACGGTACTCGATCTTCGACTACGCCGGAACGGTCGGCGCGACGCTCGGCGTCGCCCTGCCGAGCTTCTGGATCTCGCTCATGGCGATCATCCTGTTCGCGGTGAAGCTCCGCTGGCTGCCGCCGTTCGGGCTACAGTCGTGGACCGGCTACATTCTGCCGGTCGCCGTGCTGGCGACGGAGCAGACCGCGGTAATCACCCGCCTCATGCGCGGCTCGGTCGCCGCAATCTTGAATCAGGACTACGTCCGGACCGGGCGCGCCAAGGGTCTGGCCGAACCGACGGTGGTGCTGCGCCACGCGGTGCGCAACGCGCTGCTGCCGGTGATCACGGTCCTCGGCTACCGGGTCGCGTTCCTGTTGAGCGGCACCATCATCGTCGAGACGGTCTTCGCGCTGCCCGGCGTGGGGCGCCTCTTGACCGACTCCGTCTACCACCTGGACTACCAGGTGGTGCAGGTGATCGCGCTCGTGCTGGCGGTGATCGTCGTGGCCGCCAACATCGCCACCGATCTCGTGTACGCCCTCGTCGACCCCCGGATCCGGATCGGATGA
- a CDS encoding ABC transporter permease — protein MRRAPERPLDPSRPFAPAPFARPVRRSEWWRAWRRFVRYRPGVAGLAVVLAIAAVAVFANVLAPYSPLAITPGMRGGAPTPAHPLGFDHIGRDILSRLIYGSRVAIAVAVLATGIAVAIGVAVGTTAGYLGGRADAVLSRITDALMAFPVLALLIALVAVVGPSLTNVILVIGATVWASYARVVRADVLSLREQEFVTAARAVGATDRRVIWRHLVPNVVSPVIVLATLSVGNIIILEAALSFLGLGVRPPTPDWGGMLADGRGYITIYPQIVIAPGVMIALTVLAFNLLGDGLRDALDPRHRL, from the coding sequence ATGAGGCGGGCGCCGGAACGCCCCCTCGATCCGTCCCGTCCGTTCGCGCCCGCGCCGTTCGCGCGGCCGGTCCGCCGCTCCGAATGGTGGCGCGCCTGGCGGCGGTTCGTGCGCTACCGGCCGGGCGTCGCCGGGCTCGCCGTCGTGCTGGCGATCGCGGCCGTCGCGGTCTTCGCGAACGTCCTCGCCCCCTACTCACCGCTCGCGATCACCCCCGGCATGCGCGGCGGCGCGCCGACGCCGGCGCACCCGCTCGGATTCGACCATATCGGACGGGATATCCTCAGCCGCCTCATCTACGGCTCGCGGGTGGCGATCGCCGTCGCGGTGCTGGCGACCGGGATCGCCGTCGCGATCGGGGTGGCGGTCGGCACCACCGCCGGCTACCTCGGCGGGCGCGCCGACGCGGTGCTGTCGCGGATCACCGACGCGCTCATGGCCTTCCCCGTCCTCGCCCTCCTCATCGCCCTCGTCGCGGTCGTCGGCCCGAGTCTGACCAACGTGATCCTGGTGATCGGGGCGACCGTCTGGGCCTCGTACGCGCGGGTCGTCCGCGCCGACGTGCTCAGCCTACGCGAGCAGGAGTTCGTGACCGCGGCGCGCGCGGTCGGCGCGACGGACCGGCGGGTGATCTGGCGGCACCTCGTGCCGAACGTCGTGAGCCCGGTGATCGTCCTCGCGACCCTGTCGGTCGGCAACATCATCATCCTCGAGGCGGCCCTCTCGTTCCTCGGCCTGGGGGTGCGGCCGCCGACGCCCGACTGGGGCGGCATGCTGGCCGACGGCCGGGGCTACATCACGATCTACCCGCAGATCGTGATTGCCCCCGGCGTGATGATCGCCCTCACGGTGCTGGCGTTCAATTTGCTGGGCGACGGGCTGCGGGACGCGCTCGACCCGCGGCACCGGCTGTAG
- a CDS encoding M81 family metallopeptidase translates to MRIAIGGLSHETNTFCVAPTEVGEFKAREWTHGEALAARHRGVRDYLGGMLAAASDGGIEVVPTFATRATPSGTIRRDAYEEMRGELLAGLEGALRGGVRAAAGTAGVDAICLALHGAGVADGVDDVEGDVLARVRALAGPALPVVVTLDLHANVTEEMARHATALLGVNEYPHVDSFERGAEAMVLAARAVEGRVRPRMHLVRIPMLVPTTASSQSPVREINARCREWEGRPGILDCTFFHGFAHTDAPVVAAAVVAVSDGSQAAAREAAADVARYAWGLREAFLKSAPGPAEAVHLALASDARPVIINETSDNPGGGAPGDGTYLLRALLDAGAAETCFGFMWDPQTAAQAHAAGAGAVIRVRLGGKTDTMHGATIETDAYVKCLTDGRFIQQSPMGRGARVDLGPMARLVIPAGGPPDGGVDVLVSSVRSQTLDAEVFLLHGIDVARRRIVALKSSQHFRAGFEPIAARIITADSPGLTTLDLTTFPYRRLARPVWPLDGETPFPR, encoded by the coding sequence ATGCGCATCGCGATCGGCGGACTGTCGCACGAAACGAACACCTTCTGCGTGGCGCCGACCGAGGTCGGCGAGTTCAAGGCCCGGGAGTGGACGCACGGCGAGGCGCTCGCGGCCCGCCACCGCGGCGTGCGGGACTATCTCGGCGGCATGCTCGCCGCCGCCTCGGACGGGGGCATCGAGGTAGTGCCGACCTTCGCGACGCGCGCGACGCCGTCCGGCACGATCCGGCGGGACGCGTACGAGGAGATGCGCGGCGAACTCCTCGCCGGACTGGAAGGGGCCCTGCGGGGCGGAGTCCGCGCCGCGGCGGGCACCGCGGGGGTCGATGCGATCTGCCTCGCCCTCCACGGCGCCGGCGTCGCGGACGGCGTCGACGACGTCGAAGGCGACGTCCTCGCGCGCGTGCGGGCGCTCGCCGGGCCCGCGCTGCCGGTCGTCGTGACCCTGGACCTCCACGCCAACGTCACGGAGGAAATGGCCCGGCACGCAACGGCGCTCCTCGGCGTCAACGAGTACCCGCACGTCGATTCCTTCGAGCGCGGCGCCGAGGCGATGGTCCTCGCGGCCCGCGCGGTCGAAGGCCGCGTCCGTCCGCGCATGCACCTCGTGCGGATTCCGATGCTCGTTCCCACCACGGCCAGCAGCCAGAGTCCCGTGCGCGAGATCAACGCGCGCTGCCGCGAGTGGGAGGGCCGGCCGGGGATCCTGGACTGCACGTTCTTTCACGGCTTCGCGCATACCGACGCGCCGGTCGTCGCCGCCGCGGTCGTCGCCGTCTCGGACGGGAGCCAGGCCGCCGCGCGGGAGGCCGCCGCGGACGTCGCCCGCTACGCGTGGGGGCTGCGCGAAGCGTTCCTGAAATCAGCGCCCGGGCCGGCCGAAGCCGTGCACCTCGCGCTCGCGTCGGACGCCCGCCCCGTCATCATCAACGAAACGTCCGACAACCCGGGCGGCGGTGCCCCGGGCGACGGTACGTACCTCCTGCGCGCGCTGCTGGACGCGGGCGCGGCGGAGACGTGCTTCGGCTTCATGTGGGATCCGCAAACCGCGGCACAGGCCCACGCCGCCGGCGCGGGCGCCGTGATTCGCGTGCGGCTCGGCGGCAAGACCGATACGATGCACGGCGCCACGATCGAGACGGATGCCTACGTGAAGTGCCTGACCGACGGCCGGTTCATCCAGCAGTCGCCGATGGGCCGCGGCGCCCGCGTCGACCTCGGCCCCATGGCGCGGCTCGTGATCCCCGCCGGCGGACCGCCCGACGGCGGTGTCGACGTGCTCGTGTCGTCGGTGCGGTCGCAGACCCTCGATGCGGAGGTGTTCTTGCTCCACGGAATCGACGTCGCGCGCCGCCGCATCGTCGCTCTCAAATCGAGCCAGCACTTCCGGGCGGGGTTCGAGCCGATCGCCGCGCGCATCATCACCGCCGACTCGCCCGGGCTGACGACGCTCGACCTCACGACGTTCCCCTACCGGCGTCTCGCGAGGCCGGTGTGGCCGCTCGACGGCGAGACGCCCTTTCCCCGGTAA
- a CDS encoding type II secretion system F family protein has product MSTYAYVGRNGAGQVVSGAIDGDTESAAISRLQEMGYLITSLKRRATQPKIEDMLARFRGVKLKDLTIFTRQLTTMINAGLSIIASLTILQAQTSSQRLREIIGKVRGEVEGGVPLSDALASHPEAFNQLFVNMVRAGETGGALDDVLGRLAGFLEKELTLRQKVKAAMVYPILVASAAGGIVSFIVFFILPKFVGVFQDLNVPLPLPTRFLMWFTITSRQYWYVFVLVFVVAVYGFRYYIGTPDGRRWFDRFKLRMPLFGPVNRNVVMARFSRTLGTLIHSGVPILHALDVVSKATSNVVLMKALDTVRTSIREGESISAPLQASGIFPAMVVQMVAVGERTGALDTMLAKVADFYDTEVEYAVTALTSVLEPALIMVMGGIVGFIVISFYLPLFTLVGAIK; this is encoded by the coding sequence GTGTCGACGTACGCATACGTAGGACGGAACGGGGCGGGCCAGGTCGTGAGCGGAGCGATCGACGGCGACACAGAGAGCGCCGCGATCTCCCGCCTGCAGGAAATGGGCTACCTCATCACCTCGCTCAAGCGGCGGGCCACGCAGCCCAAGATCGAGGACATGCTCGCGCGCTTCCGCGGGGTCAAGCTCAAGGACCTCACGATCTTCACGCGGCAGCTGACGACCATGATCAACGCCGGCCTGTCGATCATCGCCAGCCTTACCATCCTGCAGGCCCAGACCAGCAGCCAGCGCCTGCGCGAGATCATCGGTAAGGTGCGCGGCGAAGTCGAGGGCGGGGTGCCGCTCTCGGACGCGCTGGCGTCGCACCCGGAGGCCTTCAACCAGTTGTTCGTCAACATGGTCCGCGCCGGGGAAACCGGCGGGGCCCTCGATGATGTGCTCGGCCGTCTCGCCGGGTTCTTGGAGAAGGAACTCACCCTCCGCCAGAAGGTCAAGGCGGCGATGGTCTATCCAATCCTCGTCGCCAGCGCGGCCGGCGGCATCGTGTCGTTCATCGTGTTCTTCATCCTGCCGAAGTTCGTCGGCGTGTTCCAGGATCTCAACGTCCCGCTGCCGCTGCCGACCCGGTTCCTGATGTGGTTTACGATCACGAGCCGCCAGTACTGGTACGTGTTCGTGCTCGTCTTCGTCGTCGCCGTGTACGGGTTCCGGTACTATATCGGAACGCCGGACGGGCGCCGGTGGTTCGACCGCTTCAAACTGCGCATGCCGTTGTTCGGGCCGGTCAATCGCAACGTCGTCATGGCGCGGTTCTCCCGCACGCTCGGGACCCTGATCCACAGCGGCGTCCCGATCCTCCACGCCCTCGACGTCGTCTCGAAGGCGACCAGCAACGTCGTGCTGATGAAGGCCCTCGACACCGTTCGCACGAGCATCCGGGAGGGCGAGAGCATCTCGGCGCCGCTGCAGGCGAGCGGCATCTTCCCGGCGATGGTCGTGCAGATGGTCGCGGTCGGCGAGCGCACCGGCGCCCTCGACACGATGCTGGCCAAGGTGGCCGACTTCTACGACACCGAGGTCGAGTACGCGGTCACGGCGCTCACGTCGGTGCTGGAGCCGGCGCTGATCATGGTGATGGGCGGCATCGTCGGCTTCATCGTGATTTCGTTCTACCTGCCGCTCTTCACGCTCGTCGGCGCGATCAAGTAG